The Micrococcales bacterium genome includes a window with the following:
- a CDS encoding MFS transporter, translated as MSEPAEAPGRTRLPLPVLPLSLTYLAVALNMTIASVALPTISTELSATADQLAWIVNATPMTSAAFILFAGAWSDRVGRKRMLLLGNVIFLISALLSGMTNSVEILILLRALTGLGSALAMPSAMALTFDVTRGTSQRTAVGIMGGTQAIGALLGPLLGGAALVTFGWHAAFWSVAPMLALALVMNVLWLPKDEPAPVRSMDNGGATLTAVAGVAFLYAAVSAASSPDRWVWISLGIGLVASVALVWWERRVPEPLFDPAIVKRRTFLILTLTVFLVQFTLGGLLFLNTQYVQLVLGFSALAAGLFLMPALLMWTASSATAGVTAKRFGARNITAVALVITGIGLVLTSSGGRSPFYPVLILGLVLTGVMGVAPALMTHTSVSNYPDERRSVGSAINSMAVRFGLAFGVAAYGTLLAVTYKADVAPAAAGLSAQDQYDALESLGGALNVAQRADVAGLADAARDAYVAGFRLTLVVAAAVLVVLAVIVWRGLPARLDSPTEKEEQT; from the coding sequence GTGTCCGAACCCGCCGAGGCGCCCGGCAGAACACGGCTGCCACTTCCGGTTCTGCCGCTGTCGCTGACCTATCTGGCGGTGGCGCTGAACATGACGATCGCCAGCGTCGCGCTGCCGACGATCTCCACCGAACTGTCCGCGACTGCCGACCAGTTGGCGTGGATCGTGAATGCCACCCCGATGACCTCGGCGGCGTTCATCCTGTTCGCCGGGGCGTGGAGCGACCGTGTCGGCCGCAAGCGCATGCTGCTGCTCGGCAACGTCATCTTCCTCATTTCGGCGCTGCTCTCCGGCATGACCAACAGCGTGGAGATCCTCATCTTGCTGCGGGCGCTCACCGGGCTGGGTTCGGCGCTGGCCATGCCGTCGGCGATGGCCTTGACCTTCGACGTCACACGGGGCACCAGCCAGCGCACCGCGGTGGGGATCATGGGCGGCACCCAGGCGATCGGCGCACTGCTCGGGCCGCTGCTCGGTGGCGCCGCCCTGGTGACCTTCGGCTGGCACGCGGCGTTCTGGTCGGTGGCGCCGATGCTGGCCCTGGCGCTGGTCATGAACGTCCTGTGGCTGCCCAAGGACGAACCGGCGCCAGTGCGGTCGATGGACAACGGCGGCGCCACCCTCACCGCGGTGGCCGGCGTCGCCTTCCTGTATGCGGCCGTCAGCGCCGCCTCCTCGCCGGACCGCTGGGTCTGGATCTCGCTGGGCATCGGCCTGGTCGCCAGCGTGGCTCTGGTGTGGTGGGAGCGGCGAGTGCCCGAACCGCTGTTCGACCCGGCCATCGTGAAGCGGCGGACCTTCCTTATCCTGACGCTGACGGTGTTCCTCGTGCAGTTCACCCTGGGTGGTCTGCTGTTCCTCAACACGCAGTACGTGCAGCTGGTCCTCGGGTTCTCCGCGCTGGCCGCGGGATTGTTCCTCATGCCCGCGCTGCTCATGTGGACGGCCAGTTCGGCCACAGCCGGTGTGACCGCGAAGCGCTTCGGCGCGCGCAACATCACGGCGGTGGCGCTGGTGATCACCGGGATCGGGCTGGTGCTCACCAGTTCCGGCGGCCGCAGCCCGTTCTACCCGGTGCTCATCCTCGGCCTGGTCCTGACCGGCGTGATGGGCGTGGCACCTGCGCTGATGACGCACACGTCGGTGAGCAACTACCCGGATGAGCGGCGCAGTGTCGGGTCGGCGATCAACAGCATGGCCGTGCGGTTCGGGCTGGCCTTCGGAGTCGCGGCCTACGGGACGCTGCTGGCCGTCACCTACAAGGCCGACGTGGCCCCGGCGGCCGCGGGACTGTCCGCGCAGGACCAGTACGACGCCCTGGAGAGTCTCGGTGGCGCGCTCAACGTCGCGCAGCGTGCCGATGTGGCCGGACTGGCCGACGCCGCGCGGGATGCCTACGTCGCCGGCTTCCGGCTCACGCTGGTCGTGGCGGCCGCCGTCCTGGTGGTGCTGGCGGTGATCGTTTGGCGCGGATTGCCCGCGCGGCTGGACAGCCCGACCGAGAAGGAGGAGCAGACATGA
- a CDS encoding GNAT family N-acetyltransferase, whose product MSDPLCRLTIGSREAVALAPALVEGSADMLGLSTADRVRLRALTVEVLDAVLRDAFGPDDPVDLDIEVLRDPGDMTLVLRDRGAPLDFGTAYPPRVAELIRLGFADGLTFANEGRAGNRTEISKRLRYETVSEDEQFIAETESDPTPAPTVGEDGQVVVDIRPMTLDDVVGVARLFYRCYGYTVSYAPVVYEPERLAEMVQSGRHLATVAVSPDGRIVGHLASEVHDPDATTGKIGLLAVDPGYRRHGLSLRIGFAHVTRLLEKGFVGQYTEAVTVHLGSQKAALTGGGHEVGLLLAAQSNDLDFRGFDSDDRVRKAVMLFYGSFGKTPPRECYVPPIYREVVERIYSEGKLPRTVHSQYERNAAASEAKSRFRLSLRHETGVAFVYVEDYGEDFLENLQEQVRQLRMNRFELILVVLPLGDPATSYFGSGLQEIGLSFSGIYPEYADGDVLVLQNLNNVEVRPEEINVASDMGTYLRDFVLADYKRAAERVAQRERSRAHMARIYEALD is encoded by the coding sequence GTGTCCGATCCGCTGTGCCGGCTGACCATCGGTAGTCGCGAGGCCGTGGCCCTCGCCCCCGCTCTGGTCGAAGGCAGCGCGGACATGCTCGGCCTGTCGACAGCCGACCGGGTGCGGCTGCGGGCGCTGACCGTCGAGGTCCTCGATGCGGTGCTGCGCGACGCTTTCGGCCCCGACGACCCGGTGGACCTCGACATCGAGGTCCTGCGCGATCCCGGCGACATGACTTTGGTCCTGCGCGACCGCGGCGCGCCCCTGGACTTCGGCACGGCCTACCCCCCGCGGGTGGCCGAACTCATCCGGCTGGGTTTCGCCGACGGCCTGACGTTCGCCAACGAGGGCCGAGCCGGCAACCGCACGGAGATCTCCAAGCGCCTGCGCTACGAGACGGTGAGCGAGGACGAGCAGTTCATCGCCGAGACCGAGTCCGACCCCACCCCGGCGCCGACCGTCGGTGAGGACGGTCAGGTGGTGGTGGACATCCGGCCCATGACCCTTGACGACGTCGTGGGGGTCGCCCGGTTGTTCTACCGCTGCTACGGCTACACGGTTTCGTACGCACCGGTGGTCTACGAACCGGAACGCCTGGCGGAGATGGTGCAGAGCGGCCGGCACCTGGCCACGGTGGCGGTGTCGCCGGATGGGCGCATCGTGGGGCACCTGGCCAGCGAGGTGCACGACCCGGATGCGACCACCGGGAAGATCGGGCTGCTGGCGGTCGACCCCGGCTACCGACGTCACGGGCTGTCCCTGCGCATCGGTTTCGCGCATGTCACGCGGCTGCTCGAGAAGGGTTTCGTGGGGCAGTACACCGAAGCCGTCACCGTGCACCTGGGCAGCCAGAAGGCGGCGCTCACAGGTGGCGGGCACGAGGTCGGCCTGCTGCTGGCCGCGCAGTCCAACGACTTGGACTTCCGCGGCTTCGACTCCGACGACCGGGTGCGCAAGGCCGTGATGCTCTTCTATGGTTCGTTTGGCAAGACCCCGCCGCGGGAGTGCTACGTGCCGCCGATCTACCGCGAGGTGGTGGAGCGCATCTACTCCGAGGGCAAGTTGCCGCGCACCGTGCACTCGCAGTATGAGCGCAACGCCGCCGCGAGTGAGGCGAAGTCCCGCTTCCGGCTGAGCCTGCGGCACGAGACCGGCGTGGCTTTCGTCTATGTCGAGGACTACGGGGAGGATTTCCTGGAGAACCTGCAGGAGCAGGTGCGGCAGTTGCGCATGAACCGCTTCGAACTCATCCTGGTCGTGCTCCCGCTCGGTGATCCGGCTACCAGTTACTTCGGGTCCGGGCTGCAGGAGATCGGCCTGTCGTTCAGCGGGATCTACCCGGAATACGCCGACGGGGATGTCCTGGTGCTGCAGAACCTCAACAACGTCGAGGTGCGGCCGGAGGAGATCAACGTGGCCTCCGACATGGGCACGTACCTGCGCGACTTCGTGCTGGCGGACTACAAGCGCGCCGCCGAACGGGTGGCGCAGCGGGAGCGCTCCCGGGCGCACATGGCGCGCATCTACGAAGCGCTCGACTGA
- a CDS encoding DUF3159 domain-containing protein: MVSRHSGSDTGPPSASASRLGQGRCTTRATGLGDDGTVPGSVTSNPLHDLLGGRRGALESALPSVVFVVAYLVTGSQLTTALVAALLTAAVLAGARLVRREKPVRVVGGLAGVAIAAVVAARTGNAADYFLPSLLANIASALVWAASILARWPLLGVVIGFAIGQRTAWRQDPDLVRAYSRASWIWAGSFLVRAAVNTPLYLTDNLVGLGISRVLLGWPMVLLVIATSWWAIRRSLPADHPGIMTPRVHRT, translated from the coding sequence ATGGTCAGCCGGCACAGCGGATCGGACACCGGACCTCCTTCAGCCTCGGCTTCGAGGCTAGGGCAGGGGCGGTGCACCACGCGCGCCACCGGACTCGGCGATGATGGGACGGTGCCCGGTTCGGTGACCTCCAACCCGCTGCACGACCTGCTCGGCGGGCGGCGCGGGGCCCTGGAGTCGGCCCTGCCCAGTGTGGTCTTCGTCGTCGCGTACCTCGTGACCGGATCACAATTGACGACCGCCTTGGTGGCGGCCCTGCTCACGGCGGCCGTACTGGCGGGAGCACGGCTGGTCCGCCGGGAGAAGCCGGTGCGGGTCGTCGGAGGTCTGGCCGGAGTCGCCATTGCCGCCGTGGTCGCCGCGCGCACCGGGAACGCCGCCGACTACTTCCTGCCCAGCCTGCTGGCCAACATCGCCTCCGCACTGGTGTGGGCGGCGTCGATCCTGGCCCGCTGGCCGCTACTGGGAGTGGTCATCGGGTTCGCCATCGGGCAGCGCACCGCGTGGCGCCAGGACCCGGATCTGGTGCGGGCCTACAGCCGCGCATCGTGGATCTGGGCGGGATCGTTCCTCGTGCGCGCCGCGGTGAACACACCCCTGTACCTGACCGACAACCTGGTGGGCCTGGGCATCTCCCGCGTCCTGCTGGGCTGGCCGATGGTGCTGCTGGTGATCGCCACGAGCTGGTGGGCGATCCGGCGCAGCCTGCCGGCCGACCACCCGGGGATCATGACCCCCCGGGTCCACCGGACCTG